The Halorientalis sp. IM1011 genome window below encodes:
- a CDS encoding ATP-binding protein, whose translation MSDPELDVVEFLLTATAYNDDRDLEPDDLPPAYRSVFWTDGRIERPLSVTATTATDATGVERPWDAVSGLMFTDKDDFSGDIEFTDHGMAEEWFLDRADDDRIRENPTLAATYSDEFDVDYEQARELNRPARADRAWIDSLLDEYFDDEEEEEMLDLVDIRAPEEVEMTMDDLVLTEDQEGEIHKLVKAIEHRDYLAQIGLREIGKLLFVGPPGTGKTSVARALARELDLPFVEVKLSMITSQYLGETAKNVEKSFEVARRLSPCIFFMDEFDFVAKTRSSDEHAAIKRAVNTLLKSIDDISLIDDDVLLIGATNHPDQLDAAAWRRFDEIVNFPKPDRTMRSDILRVVTREMEIADFDPETLAEMTEGLTGSDLRLVLREAVLSALTEERTTLTQQDLEDAVADFEERDNLKNLDMIDGDADALVAGGDISNGEEEEAAADGHGHDHDHADD comes from the coding sequence ATGAGTGATCCGGAGCTGGACGTCGTCGAGTTCCTGTTGACAGCGACAGCGTACAACGACGACCGCGATTTGGAGCCGGACGATCTTCCGCCGGCTTACAGAAGCGTGTTCTGGACCGACGGCCGCATCGAGCGCCCGCTCTCTGTGACTGCGACGACGGCAACCGACGCGACCGGCGTCGAGCGGCCGTGGGACGCCGTCTCTGGCCTGATGTTCACGGATAAGGACGACTTCTCGGGCGACATCGAGTTCACCGACCACGGGATGGCCGAGGAGTGGTTCCTCGACCGCGCGGACGACGACCGGATCCGCGAGAACCCGACGCTCGCCGCGACCTACAGCGACGAGTTCGACGTGGACTACGAGCAGGCCCGCGAACTGAACCGGCCAGCCCGCGCCGACCGCGCCTGGATCGACAGCCTGCTCGACGAGTACTTCGACGACGAGGAAGAAGAGGAGATGCTCGACCTCGTCGACATCCGCGCGCCAGAGGAGGTCGAGATGACGATGGACGATCTGGTGCTCACCGAGGACCAGGAAGGCGAGATCCACAAGCTCGTCAAGGCCATCGAACACCGCGACTACCTCGCCCAGATCGGCCTGCGCGAGATCGGCAAACTCCTGTTCGTCGGCCCGCCGGGCACCGGGAAGACCTCCGTGGCCCGGGCGCTGGCCCGCGAACTCGACCTCCCCTTCGTCGAGGTGAAGCTGTCGATGATCACCAGCCAGTACCTCGGGGAGACGGCCAAGAACGTCGAGAAGTCCTTCGAGGTGGCCCGTCGGCTCTCGCCGTGTATCTTCTTCATGGACGAGTTCGACTTCGTGGCCAAGACCCGCTCCTCGGACGAACACGCCGCGATCAAACGCGCCGTCAACACCCTCCTGAAGAGCATCGACGACATCAGCCTCATCGACGACGACGTCCTGCTCATCGGCGCGACCAACCACCCCGACCAGCTCGACGCCGCGGCCTGGCGACGTTTCGACGAGATCGTCAACTTCCCCAAGCCCGACCGCACCATGCGCTCGGACATCCTCCGGGTCGTCACCCGCGAGATGGAGATCGCCGACTTCGACCCCGAGACGCTGGCTGAGATGACCGAGGGCCTCACCGGCAGCGACCTCCGACTCGTCCTCCGCGAGGCGGTGTTGAGCGCCCTCACCGAGGAACGGACCACCCTGACCCAGCAGGACCTCGAAGACGCCGTCGCGGACTTCGAGGAGCGGGACAACCTGAAGAATCTCGACATGATCGACGGCGACGCCGACGCCCTGGTGGCCGGCGGCGACATCTCCAACGGCGAGGAGGAAGAGGCCGCCGCCGACGGGCACGGCCACGATCACGACCACGCCGACGACTAG
- a CDS encoding long-chain fatty acid--CoA ligase, with the protein MTGAGDQGWLEAEREYTDEVIGEDTLPELFEASVERHGDGEAQLYKGGIYPRSLTPEVVDAPEPGEYASITYEKMGEIVRRLAAGFREMGVSSGDRVGIMSDSRMEWALSDFGLLSAGGVVTTIYTESSPKQIKYLLNDPEATGVVVENEYLLDRLVRVQDDLSLEFVVVIDELDKYDHVDQIHTLKDVYDRGTVEYDEAAYEAWLDELDPYDLASLVYTSGTTGKPKGVKLTHHNVRSNVNQLWKRVGPRPDKDDDLPVLDSDKRAISILPLAHVFERTVGHFLMFAAGATVGYAQSTDTVDEDITKIEPHGGASVPRVYERIFAQAREQASGSDFKERVFEWAIDVARQYSRADDPGFGLRAKRGIAERLVYSKVKEELGGNVILMVSGGGSLSDRLAELFDGMGIPIFEGYGLTEAAPVVTANPPEDHRTGTLGPPLPGVDIRIDPSKVSDEQFADAEGFVGELLVKGPNVTEGYWEMPEETDDAFTNDGWFKTGDIVERTDDDYLIYHDRLKNLLVLDTGKNVAPEPIEDEFSTSSRVEQIMVMGDDEKFVSALIVPNFDAIRRWASNRNIDLPTGRNAICEDDRVREWVVEDVNLVNRNLEKHETIKEIELVPEEWTPENDMLTPSLKKKRRNILDEHAGKVERIYGDREKATAD; encoded by the coding sequence ATGACGGGCGCTGGGGATCAGGGATGGCTGGAGGCCGAGCGGGAGTACACCGACGAAGTGATCGGGGAGGACACGCTCCCCGAACTGTTCGAGGCGAGCGTCGAACGCCACGGCGACGGCGAGGCACAGCTGTACAAGGGGGGAATCTATCCGCGGTCGCTGACGCCGGAAGTCGTCGACGCGCCCGAACCGGGGGAGTACGCGTCGATCACCTACGAGAAGATGGGGGAGATCGTCCGCCGGCTGGCCGCCGGGTTCCGCGAGATGGGCGTCTCGTCGGGGGATCGCGTCGGGATCATGTCCGACTCGCGCATGGAGTGGGCGCTGTCGGACTTCGGGCTCCTGTCCGCCGGGGGTGTGGTCACGACGATCTACACGGAGTCCTCGCCCAAACAGATCAAGTACCTGCTCAACGATCCCGAGGCGACCGGTGTCGTCGTCGAGAACGAGTATCTGCTCGACCGCCTCGTCAGGGTGCAGGACGATCTCAGCCTGGAGTTCGTCGTCGTCATCGACGAACTCGACAAGTACGACCACGTCGACCAGATCCACACGCTGAAAGACGTCTACGACCGGGGGACCGTCGAGTACGACGAGGCGGCCTACGAGGCGTGGCTCGACGAACTGGACCCCTACGATCTGGCGAGTCTCGTCTACACCTCCGGGACGACGGGCAAGCCGAAGGGGGTGAAGCTGACCCACCACAACGTCCGGTCGAACGTCAACCAGCTCTGGAAGCGCGTCGGGCCGCGACCCGACAAGGACGACGACCTCCCGGTGCTGGATTCGGACAAGCGGGCCATCTCGATTCTCCCGCTGGCCCACGTCTTCGAGCGGACGGTCGGGCACTTCCTGATGTTCGCCGCTGGCGCGACCGTGGGCTACGCCCAGAGCACGGACACGGTCGACGAGGACATCACGAAGATCGAGCCCCACGGCGGCGCGAGCGTCCCGCGGGTGTACGAGCGCATCTTCGCCCAGGCCCGCGAGCAGGCCAGCGGCTCGGATTTCAAGGAGCGCGTCTTCGAGTGGGCCATCGACGTGGCCCGCCAGTACAGCCGCGCCGACGACCCCGGATTCGGTCTCCGGGCCAAGCGGGGGATCGCCGAGCGGCTGGTCTACAGCAAAGTCAAGGAGGAACTCGGCGGGAACGTGATCCTGATGGTCAGCGGTGGCGGGAGCCTGAGTGATCGGCTGGCCGAGCTGTTCGACGGCATGGGTATCCCCATCTTCGAGGGGTACGGCCTGACCGAGGCCGCGCCGGTCGTGACGGCGAACCCGCCCGAGGACCACCGGACGGGGACGCTCGGCCCGCCGCTGCCCGGCGTCGACATCCGGATCGACCCGTCGAAAGTGTCCGACGAGCAGTTCGCTGACGCCGAGGGGTTCGTCGGCGAACTCCTCGTGAAGGGGCCGAACGTCACGGAGGGCTACTGGGAGATGCCCGAGGAGACCGATGACGCGTTCACCAACGACGGCTGGTTCAAGACCGGCGACATCGTCGAGCGGACCGACGACGACTACCTGATCTACCACGACCGGCTGAAGAACCTGCTGGTGCTTGACACGGGGAAAAACGTCGCCCCGGAACCCATCGAAGACGAGTTCTCGACCTCTTCGCGGGTCGAGCAGATCATGGTCATGGGCGACGACGAGAAGTTCGTCTCCGCCCTGATCGTCCCGAACTTCGACGCCATCCGGCGGTGGGCGTCGAATCGCAACATCGACCTCCCGACCGGGCGAAACGCCATCTGCGAGGACGACAGGGTCCGCGAGTGGGTCGTCGAGGACGTGAACCTCGTCAACCGCAACCTCGAGAAACACGAGACCATCAAGGAGATCGAACTCGTTCCCGAGGAGTGGACGCCGGAAAACGACATGCTCACCCCCTCGCTGAAGAAGAAACGCCGGAATATCCTCGACGAACACGCCGGGAAAGTCGAGCGGATCTACGGGGACAGAGAGAAAGCGACTGCGGACTAG
- a CDS encoding thiolase family protein, which produces MADNTPVVVKAYRTPQGKEDGVFSEVRSEDLSIPLINKMLDETGLTGEDVDDLIWGCAQQRGEQGNNMARVIALLSDLGESVPATTVNRWCASSAQAIISAADAIRAGQRDVLIAGGVESMSRVEMGENTANVHPALNDDYNVMNLQMGMTAEKVAEEYDISRQEQDEYAARSQQRAVEATESGRFDDEIVPIEGTDDEGNEITVEKDEGIRPGTTAEKLEGLPTVFKADGTVTPGNSSQISDGASATMITSKEFAEEQGLEILAEIGGNNVAGVDPTVMGIGPIPAVRGLCERTGRDPEDYDLVELNEAFASQCYYCQQELGFDDDIYNVNGGAIAIGHPLGASGARLPVTLIHEMNKRDAELGLATECVGFGQGAAIEFELP; this is translated from the coding sequence ATGGCTGACAATACACCAGTCGTCGTCAAAGCGTACCGTACACCGCAGGGGAAGGAGGACGGTGTCTTCTCGGAGGTCCGTAGCGAGGACCTCTCGATCCCGCTGATCAACAAGATGCTCGACGAGACGGGCCTCACGGGCGAGGACGTCGACGACCTCATCTGGGGCTGTGCCCAGCAGCGCGGCGAGCAGGGCAACAACATGGCTCGCGTCATCGCGCTCCTGTCGGATCTGGGCGAGAGCGTCCCCGCGACGACCGTCAACCGCTGGTGTGCCTCCTCGGCCCAGGCGATCATCTCCGCGGCCGACGCCATCCGCGCCGGCCAGCGCGACGTGCTCATCGCCGGCGGTGTCGAGAGCATGTCCCGCGTCGAGATGGGCGAGAACACCGCTAACGTCCATCCCGCACTCAACGACGACTACAACGTCATGAACCTCCAGATGGGGATGACCGCGGAGAAGGTCGCCGAGGAGTACGACATCTCCCGGCAGGAACAGGACGAGTACGCCGCTCGCTCCCAGCAGCGCGCCGTCGAGGCCACCGAGAGCGGCCGCTTCGACGACGAGATCGTCCCGATCGAGGGGACCGACGACGAGGGCAACGAGATCACCGTCGAGAAAGACGAGGGAATCCGCCCGGGCACGACCGCCGAGAAACTCGAAGGCCTCCCGACCGTCTTCAAGGCCGACGGGACCGTCACCCCCGGCAACTCCAGCCAGATCTCGGACGGCGCGTCCGCCACGATGATCACCAGCAAGGAGTTCGCCGAGGAGCAGGGCCTGGAGATCCTCGCCGAGATCGGCGGCAACAACGTCGCCGGCGTCGACCCCACCGTGATGGGCATCGGCCCGATCCCCGCCGTCCGGGGCCTCTGTGAGCGCACCGGCCGCGACCCCGAGGACTACGATCTGGTCGAACTCAACGAGGCCTTCGCCTCCCAGTGTTACTACTGCCAGCAGGAACTCGGCTTCGACGACGACATCTACAACGTCAACGGCGGCGCAATCGCCATCGGCCACCCGCTCGGTGCCTCCGGTGCCCGCCTGCCCGTCACGCTCATCCACGAGATGAACAAGCGCGACGCCGAACTCGGCCTCGCGACCGAGTGTGTCGGCTTCGGACAGGGCGCGGCGATCGAGTTCGAGCTGCCCTAG
- a CDS encoding aconitate hydratase, producing MGQTLTEKILDDHLVEGELETGEEIGIEIDQVLTQDTTGTLVWLQFEALGLDEVQTELAAQYCDHQTYQFDFKNTDDHRFLRSAAGTFGAYFSRPGNGICHNVHKENFAAPGKTLLGSDSHTPTPGGLGQLAIGSGGLDVAVAMGGGAYYIDMPEVVNVRLEGELPEWATAKDVILEMLRRLSVKGGVNKIFEYTGPGVESLSVPERTTITNMGTELGATSSIFPTDEKTEDYLARQGREDEYVELQPDEDAEYDDQLTIDLSDLEPLIAEPSMPDNVVPVSEVEGVDVDQVMIGSCTNGGYEDILPAAKMLEGRSIQPDTEMIVAPGSKKASEMLAREGWTAEMMAAGVNYSEATCGACIGIGHVPGSDSVSLRTFNRNFEGRSGIEDDNVYLCSPEVATAAAIKGEIVDPRNLADELGDMEAPGFELPDQYEGAENDIITPDDPVDDDLVKGPNIGDVPLKDELDAELEGEALLKMEDNITTDHIIPATQDILMYRSNIPKLSEFTLSRVDDTFAQRALDSDGGFLVAGENYGQGSSREHAALCPMYLGIEGVLAQSFARIHKANLFNFGLLPLEIDEADYANIEQGDDIEIVDDVAEAVRSGQEEFTVRVNDDWELTATLDASEREREILADGGKLSHTKKQADSGSGATPADD from the coding sequence ATGGGACAGACGCTTACGGAAAAAATTCTCGACGATCACCTCGTCGAAGGCGAACTGGAGACAGGCGAGGAGATCGGTATCGAGATCGATCAGGTCCTGACACAGGACACGACTGGCACGCTGGTGTGGCTGCAGTTCGAGGCGCTCGGCCTCGACGAAGTCCAGACGGAACTGGCCGCGCAGTACTGTGACCACCAGACCTACCAGTTCGACTTCAAGAACACGGACGACCACCGCTTCCTGCGTTCGGCCGCAGGCACGTTCGGCGCGTACTTCTCGCGTCCGGGCAACGGTATCTGTCACAACGTCCACAAGGAGAACTTCGCCGCGCCCGGCAAGACGCTCCTGGGCAGTGACTCGCACACGCCGACCCCCGGCGGCCTCGGTCAGCTGGCCATCGGTTCCGGTGGGCTCGACGTGGCCGTCGCGATGGGCGGCGGCGCGTACTACATCGACATGCCCGAGGTCGTCAACGTCCGACTCGAAGGCGAACTGCCCGAGTGGGCGACCGCCAAGGACGTCATCCTCGAGATGCTGCGCCGCCTCAGCGTGAAGGGCGGGGTCAACAAGATCTTCGAGTACACCGGACCCGGTGTCGAGAGCCTCAGCGTCCCCGAGCGGACGACCATCACCAACATGGGGACGGAACTGGGCGCGACCTCCTCGATCTTCCCGACCGACGAGAAGACCGAGGATTACCTCGCGCGCCAGGGCCGCGAAGACGAGTACGTCGAGCTCCAGCCCGACGAGGACGCCGAGTACGACGACCAGCTCACCATCGACCTCTCGGATCTCGAACCGCTCATCGCCGAGCCGTCGATGCCGGACAACGTCGTCCCGGTCAGCGAGGTCGAGGGCGTCGACGTCGACCAGGTCATGATCGGTTCCTGTACGAACGGTGGCTACGAGGACATCCTCCCGGCCGCGAAGATGCTGGAAGGCCGTTCGATCCAGCCGGACACCGAGATGATCGTCGCCCCCGGTTCCAAGAAGGCAAGCGAGATGCTCGCCCGTGAGGGCTGGACCGCCGAGATGATGGCGGCCGGCGTCAACTACTCCGAGGCGACGTGTGGTGCCTGTATCGGCATCGGCCACGTCCCCGGTAGTGACTCCGTCTCGCTGCGGACCTTCAACCGCAACTTCGAGGGCCGCTCGGGCATCGAGGACGACAACGTCTACCTCTGCTCGCCGGAAGTCGCCACCGCGGCGGCCATCAAGGGCGAGATCGTCGATCCGCGCAACCTCGCCGACGAACTCGGCGACATGGAAGCGCCCGGCTTCGAGCTCCCCGACCAGTACGAGGGTGCCGAGAACGACATCATCACGCCCGACGACCCCGTCGACGACGACCTCGTCAAGGGGCCGAACATCGGCGACGTCCCGCTGAAGGACGAACTCGACGCCGAGCTCGAAGGGGAAGCCCTCCTGAAGATGGAGGACAACATCACGACCGACCACATCATCCCTGCCACGCAGGACATCCTGATGTACCGGTCGAACATCCCCAAGCTGAGCGAGTTCACGCTCTCGCGTGTCGACGACACGTTCGCCCAGCGCGCACTCGACAGCGACGGCGGCTTCCTCGTCGCCGGCGAGAACTACGGCCAGGGCTCCTCGCGTGAACACGCGGCCCTCTGTCCGATGTACCTCGGCATCGAGGGCGTCCTCGCCCAGAGCTTCGCCCGCATCCACAAGGCGAACCTCTTCAACTTCGGTCTCCTGCCGCTGGAGATCGACGAGGCCGACTACGCGAACATCGAGCAGGGCGACGACATCGAGATCGTCGACGACGTCGCCGAGGCCGTCCGCTCGGGCCAGGAAGAGTTCACCGTCCGCGTCAACGACGACTGGGAACTCACCGCCACGCTGGACGCCTCCGAACGTGAACGCGAGATCCTCGCCGACGGCGGGAAGCTCTCGCACACGAAGAAGCAGGCCGACAGCGGTAGTGGTGCGACGCCGGCGGACGACTAA
- a CDS encoding deoxyuridine 5'-triphosphate nucleotidohydrolase: MFRSGAFLADHLDDLRDSQIQPNGVDLTLGAVFEQESPGRIERGGKTVGDRRELEPDDDEVYHLEPGGYIVRYAERIRIPEEHVGFLYPRSSLLRNSCMLDTAVWDAGYEGRGEGLLEVHHEIELQQGARIAQLTLAAADHEGTYDGSYQRENL, from the coding sequence ATGTTCAGAAGCGGCGCGTTCCTCGCCGATCACCTCGACGACTTGCGCGACTCCCAGATCCAGCCAAACGGCGTCGACCTCACGCTCGGAGCCGTCTTCGAGCAGGAGAGTCCGGGCCGGATCGAACGCGGCGGCAAGACCGTCGGCGACCGCCGGGAACTGGAGCCCGACGACGACGAGGTCTACCACCTCGAACCGGGCGGCTACATCGTCCGCTACGCCGAGCGGATCCGGATCCCCGAGGAACACGTCGGCTTCCTCTACCCCCGCTCCTCGCTGCTTCGCAACTCCTGTATGCTCGACACGGCGGTCTGGGACGCCGGCTACGAGGGCCGCGGCGAGGGCCTGCTGGAAGTCCACCACGAGATCGAACTCCAGCAGGGCGCTCGCATCGCCCAGTTGACGCTCGCAGCGGCCGATCACGAGGGGACCTACGACGGCTCCTACCAGCGTGAGAACCTCTGA
- a CDS encoding fibronectin type III domain-containing protein → MVTERNERWRSASRIVAVVVILATVGALATGVAAGSTVESTNASDGPTVQTAWADALGDTHYLVEANLTGLGGADEASVRIEYRPAGTTQWSRTANRTVNRTGAVQFELPGLANDTTYRYRAVATTVDGRDTGTTRNFTTQGNPPVVETRPAANVGEHEVTLRGELLDLGGTDTANVSFYWSALDGLDYGFTEDQTVSSPGNFSETVWLEPNTTYEYTAQASDGNGEWASGSYRTVTTDPAFDLDTRPATNVTATSATLGGVVAEFGDAANANVSFEYREPGTGLIGWTDVDATLASDASFSGSVDGLEPDTTYEFRAVGRASDGDVDTAATVSFTTDSRPAVTTLSASNVTESAATLRGNITDLGGAENATVRFTVDGPDGVELTPQRHVTEPGQFSERVTGLTANQTYEYSAFVATSDGDQAEGQRRSFTTEEAPLAVTTGEATGVNETTATLSGAVTDFGGADGVKPAVEYRPEGATDWSTAGARLASDGSFAASVVGLRADTTYEFRAVATASDEDRATGEVRTFHTEAFPAVETGTATDVNASAATVSATVTDLGGASEGIVRFQYRRADATDWTETDGQSVTETGAVTATLTGLDADTAYEFRVVLDADGDRALGDRGSFTTDTASRPPAVERLSIRDTSGPNPHVDLAVDWRVTDPDSDLATVRITVRDGSGRVVADTRSVSGSSAAGSLGERIKHGSGADYSVTVRVTDAAGNTATETDTLATAGSKKNRKR, encoded by the coding sequence ATGGTTACCGAACGGAACGAGCGGTGGCGGTCCGCGAGTCGGATCGTCGCCGTCGTCGTGATCCTGGCGACGGTCGGCGCGCTCGCGACCGGCGTCGCCGCTGGGAGTACAGTGGAGAGTACGAACGCGTCGGACGGGCCCACAGTCCAGACGGCCTGGGCGGACGCGCTCGGGGACACCCACTACCTCGTCGAGGCGAACCTGACGGGCCTCGGCGGTGCCGACGAGGCGTCGGTTCGAATCGAGTACCGCCCGGCCGGAACGACCCAGTGGTCGCGGACGGCGAACCGGACGGTCAACCGGACTGGCGCGGTACAGTTCGAGCTGCCCGGCCTCGCGAACGACACGACCTACCGGTACCGGGCCGTCGCGACCACGGTCGACGGGCGAGATACGGGCACGACCCGGAACTTCACGACCCAGGGGAACCCGCCGGTCGTCGAGACCCGGCCCGCGGCGAACGTCGGCGAGCACGAGGTCACCCTGCGCGGTGAACTGCTCGACCTCGGCGGGACCGACACCGCCAACGTCAGTTTCTACTGGTCGGCGCTCGACGGCCTCGACTACGGCTTCACCGAGGATCAGACGGTCTCGTCGCCGGGTAACTTCTCGGAGACCGTCTGGCTCGAACCGAACACCACCTACGAGTACACGGCCCAGGCCTCGGACGGAAACGGCGAGTGGGCGAGCGGTTCATATCGCACGGTCACCACCGACCCCGCGTTCGACCTCGACACGCGCCCGGCAACGAACGTGACGGCCACCTCGGCCACCCTCGGGGGCGTCGTCGCCGAGTTCGGCGACGCCGCGAACGCGAACGTCTCCTTCGAGTACCGGGAACCGGGGACCGGCCTAATCGGCTGGACCGACGTAGACGCGACGCTCGCCTCTGACGCGAGTTTCAGCGGGTCGGTCGACGGCCTCGAACCGGACACGACCTACGAGTTCCGCGCGGTCGGGCGGGCGAGCGACGGTGACGTGGACACTGCGGCCACGGTCTCGTTCACGACCGATAGCCGTCCCGCCGTGACGACGCTTTCGGCGAGCAACGTGACAGAGAGCGCCGCGACGCTCCGGGGCAACATCACCGATCTGGGCGGTGCCGAGAACGCGACCGTCCGGTTCACCGTCGACGGCCCGGACGGCGTCGAACTGACGCCCCAGCGCCACGTCACCGAACCCGGACAGTTCAGCGAGCGAGTCACCGGCCTCACCGCGAACCAGACCTACGAGTACTCGGCGTTCGTCGCGACCTCGGACGGCGACCAGGCCGAGGGACAGCGCCGCTCGTTCACGACCGAGGAGGCGCCACTCGCCGTGACCACGGGCGAGGCGACTGGCGTCAACGAGACGACCGCGACGCTGTCCGGCGCGGTCACCGACTTCGGCGGTGCCGACGGGGTGAAACCCGCCGTCGAGTATCGGCCGGAGGGGGCGACCGACTGGTCGACCGCCGGGGCCCGCCTCGCCTCCGACGGCTCGTTCGCGGCGTCAGTCGTCGGGCTTCGCGCGGACACGACCTACGAGTTCCGGGCCGTCGCGACCGCCAGCGACGAAGACCGAGCGACCGGTGAGGTCAGGACGTTCCATACCGAGGCCTTCCCCGCCGTCGAGACCGGGACCGCGACGGACGTGAACGCGTCTGCGGCCACGGTCTCGGCGACCGTGACCGACCTCGGCGGCGCGTCCGAGGGAATCGTCCGATTCCAGTACCGCCGGGCGGACGCGACCGACTGGACCGAAACCGACGGCCAGTCGGTCACCGAGACCGGGGCGGTCACGGCCACCCTGACCGGGCTCGATGCGGACACAGCCTACGAGTTCCGCGTGGTCCTCGACGCCGACGGTGACCGCGCTCTCGGCGACCGCGGGTCGTTCACGACCGACACCGCGAGCCGGCCCCCGGCGGTCGAACGCCTCTCGATCCGGGACACGAGCGGGCCCAACCCGCACGTCGACCTGGCCGTCGACTGGCGCGTCACCGACCCCGACAGCGATCTGGCGACGGTTCGGATCACGGTACGGGACGGGAGCGGACGGGTCGTCGCCGACACGCGGTCGGTGTCGGGGTCCTCGGCGGCCGGATCGCTCGGCGAGCGGATCAAACACGGGAGCGGCGCGGACTACTCCGTGACGGTGCGTGTCACCGACGCCGCCGGCAACACCGCAACGGAGACCGACACGCTCGCGACGGCCGGATCCAAGAAGAACAGGAAGCGCTGA